A DNA window from Mesorhizobium sp. C432A contains the following coding sequences:
- a CDS encoding SDR family oxidoreductase — protein sequence MSASQKVLLVTGGSRGIGAATCRLAAKAGYRVAVNYAANEAAAQALVAEIEVGGGEAIAVKGDVGVEADIVAVFEAVDGAYGRLDALVNNAGIVDVKARVDEMSLARLERMMRINVIGSFLCAREAVRRMSSKHGGQGGAIVNISSAASLHGSPGEYVDYAASKAAIDTFTLGLAREVATEGVRVNAIRPGIIDTEIHASGGQPDRVERFRDMLPMKRAGTADEVAHAVLYLLSDEASYTTGAILNVSGGR from the coding sequence ATGAGTGCATCGCAAAAAGTGCTTCTGGTCACCGGCGGCAGCCGCGGCATTGGTGCGGCCACTTGCCGGCTTGCGGCGAAGGCCGGCTACCGCGTCGCGGTCAACTATGCCGCAAACGAGGCCGCGGCCCAGGCGCTGGTCGCCGAGATCGAGGTCGGTGGCGGTGAAGCGATAGCGGTCAAGGGCGATGTCGGCGTCGAGGCTGACATCGTCGCCGTGTTCGAAGCCGTCGATGGCGCCTATGGCCGGCTCGACGCCCTGGTCAACAATGCCGGAATCGTCGACGTCAAGGCGCGTGTCGACGAGATGAGCCTGGCGCGGCTGGAGCGCATGATGCGCATCAATGTCATCGGCTCGTTTCTGTGCGCCCGCGAAGCGGTGCGGCGCATGTCGAGCAAGCATGGCGGCCAGGGCGGCGCCATCGTCAACATCTCGTCGGCTGCGTCGCTACACGGCTCGCCAGGCGAATATGTCGACTATGCCGCGTCCAAGGCGGCGATCGACACCTTCACGCTCGGACTGGCGCGCGAAGTCGCGACCGAAGGCGTGCGGGTCAATGCGATACGGCCGGGCATCATCGACACCGAGATCCACGCTTCGGGCGGCCAGCCGGACCGGGTCGAGCGGTTCCGCGACATGCTGCCGATGAAACGAGCCGGCACGGCGGATGAAGTCGCGCATGCCGTTCTCTATCTTTTGTCGGATGAAGCGTCCTACACGACGGGCGCAATCCTGAATGTAAGCGGCGGCCGCTGA
- a CDS encoding DUF1579 family protein, which translates to MNAFSSLSADHQRLQALVGAWRGEEEVAETQWADGGPAASEVLAEPQFGGLFVVQRYRQRRDGTVSFGSHSVFGFDQPNRLFTMHQFDSMGFVPASPATGTWNGDELVLERSSPRGSARVTYIFDNVDAYRMRLHFKPAGSDSWQDMVSGVYRRVSPSSINGF; encoded by the coding sequence ATGAACGCGTTCTCCTCGCTCTCGGCCGATCACCAGCGCCTGCAGGCACTGGTCGGCGCTTGGCGCGGCGAGGAAGAGGTGGCGGAAACGCAGTGGGCCGATGGCGGACCGGCGGCGTCGGAAGTGCTGGCAGAGCCACAGTTCGGCGGCCTGTTCGTGGTGCAGCGCTATCGCCAGCGCCGCGACGGCACGGTCTCGTTCGGCTCGCACAGCGTGTTCGGCTTCGACCAGCCAAACAGGCTCTTCACCATGCACCAGTTCGACTCCATGGGTTTTGTGCCGGCCTCGCCGGCCACAGGAACGTGGAACGGCGATGAGCTGGTTCTGGAGCGGTCGTCGCCGCGTGGCTCAGCACGCGTGACGTATATTTTCGACAATGTCGATGCCTACCGGATGCGACTGCATTTCAAACCTGCCGGCAGCGACAGCTGGCAAGACATGGTGAGCGGCGTCTACCGGCGCGTTTCGCCTTCCTCGATCAACGGTTTTTAG
- the sucC gene encoding ADP-forming succinate--CoA ligase subunit beta has translation MNIHEYQGKALLKSFGAPVAEGVPVFKASEAEAAAQALPGPLYVVKSQIHAGGRGKGKFKELSPDAKGGVRLAKSVADVVANANEMLGHTLVTKQTGPAGKQVNRLYIEDGADIDRELYLSILVDRSVGRIAFVVSTEGGMDIEGVAHDTPEKIITRAIDPLAGVTTIDVDILVEALGLTGDAAKDAGTLFPILYKAFVEKDMSLLEVNPLIVMKNGRLRVLDAKVSFDNNALFRHPELMELRDTTEEDEKEIEASKYDLAYVALDGNIGCMVNGAGLAMATMDIIKLYGAEPANFLDVGGGASKEKVTAAFKIITRDPAVKGILINIFGGIMKCDIIAEGVIAAVKEVGLEVPLVVRLEGTNAELGKKIINDSGLNVVSADDLDDAAKKIVAAVKG, from the coding sequence ATGAACATCCATGAATATCAGGGCAAGGCGCTGCTGAAGAGCTTTGGCGCGCCGGTGGCCGAGGGCGTGCCGGTGTTCAAGGCAAGCGAGGCGGAAGCCGCGGCACAAGCGCTGCCCGGTCCGCTCTATGTGGTGAAGAGCCAGATCCATGCCGGCGGCCGCGGCAAGGGCAAGTTCAAGGAACTGTCGCCCGACGCCAAGGGGGGCGTGCGGCTGGCGAAGTCGGTGGCCGACGTCGTCGCCAACGCCAATGAGATGCTCGGCCACACGCTGGTCACCAAGCAGACCGGCCCGGCCGGCAAGCAGGTCAACCGCCTTTATATCGAGGACGGCGCCGACATCGATCGCGAGCTTTATCTGTCCATCCTGGTCGACCGCTCGGTCGGCCGCATCGCTTTCGTCGTCTCGACCGAGGGCGGCATGGACATTGAAGGCGTCGCCCACGACACGCCGGAAAAGATCATCACCCGCGCCATCGACCCGCTGGCCGGCGTGACGACCATCGACGTCGACATATTGGTGGAAGCGCTGGGCCTCACCGGCGATGCCGCCAAGGATGCCGGCACGCTGTTCCCGATCCTCTACAAGGCCTTTGTCGAGAAGGACATGAGCCTGCTCGAGGTCAACCCGCTGATCGTGATGAAGAACGGCAGGCTGCGCGTGCTCGACGCCAAGGTGTCGTTCGACAACAATGCGCTGTTTCGCCATCCCGAGCTGATGGAACTGCGCGACACCACCGAAGAGGACGAGAAGGAGATCGAGGCGTCGAAATACGACCTCGCCTATGTCGCGCTCGACGGCAATATCGGCTGCATGGTCAATGGCGCCGGCCTTGCCATGGCGACGATGGACATCATCAAGCTCTATGGCGCGGAACCCGCCAACTTCCTCGATGTCGGCGGCGGTGCGTCCAAGGAAAAAGTGACGGCAGCGTTCAAGATCATCACCAGGGACCCGGCGGTCAAAGGCATTTTGATCAACATCTTCGGCGGCATCATGAAGTGCGACATCATTGCCGAGGGCGTCATTGCCGCGGTCAAGGAAGTCGGCCTGGAAGTGCCGCTGGTGGTGCGCCTCGAAGGCACAAACGCCGAACTCGGCAAGAAGATCATCAACGACAGCGGCCTCAACGTGGTGTCGGCGGACGATCTCGACGACGCAGCCAAGAAGATCGTGGCGGCGGTGAAGGGCTGA
- a CDS encoding cupin domain-containing protein: MPPRKINLVEAADRTITKVFDPHIAGDVNDSQAKVAKFGETFDWHAHEHEDEAFLVLRGKIAIDFRDGPVELGEGDFIVVPKGVEHRPRSLTAEPVVLMFEPATTLNTGNAKSDLTVSDLKRL, encoded by the coding sequence ATGCCTCCGCGCAAGATAAACCTCGTCGAGGCGGCGGATCGAACGATCACCAAGGTCTTCGATCCGCATATTGCCGGCGACGTCAATGACAGCCAGGCCAAGGTCGCCAAGTTCGGCGAGACCTTCGACTGGCATGCGCACGAGCATGAGGACGAGGCTTTTCTCGTGCTGCGGGGCAAGATCGCCATCGATTTTCGCGACGGCCCGGTCGAGCTCGGCGAGGGCGATTTCATTGTCGTGCCGAAGGGCGTCGAGCACCGACCGCGGTCGCTGACCGCCGAGCCGGTGGTGCTGATGTTCGAGCCGGCGACGACGCTCAACACCGGCAACGCCAAGAGCGACCTTACCGTCTCCGATTTGAAGCGGCTCTGA
- the odhB gene encoding 2-oxoglutarate dehydrogenase complex dihydrolipoyllysine-residue succinyltransferase, which yields MATEIRVPTLGESVTEATIGKWFKKVGDAIAVDEPLVELETDKVTVEVPAAAAGTLGEITAKEGETVGVGALLGSISAGVATAAPASKQETKPQAVSQASSPDAAHTTKQAAAETAKIAGDAGPVEPRTMPPAPAAAKLIAENNLSVDQVSGSGKRGQVLKGDVLDAISKGAPSQPAEIPKAAPAPVAVRAPSSGDDASREERVRMTKLRQTIARRLKEAQSTAAMLTTFNEVDMSAVMALRTKYKDIFEKKHGVKLGFMGFFTKAVTHALKEIPSVNAEIDGTDIIFKNYAHIGVAVGTEKGLVVPVVRNADQMSIAEIEKDIGRLGIAARDGKLSVADMQGGTFTISNGGVYGSLMSTPILNAPQSGILGMHKIQDRPVVVGGQIVIRPMMYLALSYDHRIVDGKEAVTFLVRVKDSLEDPERLVLDL from the coding sequence ATGGCTACCGAAATCCGCGTTCCCACTCTCGGCGAATCCGTCACCGAGGCGACCATCGGCAAGTGGTTCAAGAAGGTCGGCGATGCCATTGCCGTCGACGAGCCGCTGGTCGAGCTCGAAACCGACAAGGTGACAGTGGAGGTGCCTGCCGCCGCCGCCGGCACGCTTGGCGAGATCACCGCCAAGGAAGGCGAGACCGTCGGCGTCGGTGCGCTGCTCGGCTCGATCTCGGCAGGCGTCGCTACGGCCGCCCCGGCGTCCAAGCAGGAGACCAAGCCGCAAGCTGTGTCGCAGGCGTCGAGCCCCGACGCGGCACATACGACCAAGCAGGCCGCGGCCGAGACCGCCAAGATCGCCGGCGATGCCGGGCCGGTCGAGCCGCGCACAATGCCGCCGGCGCCAGCTGCCGCAAAGCTGATCGCCGAGAACAATCTGTCGGTCGACCAGGTTTCTGGCTCGGGCAAGCGCGGCCAGGTGCTGAAGGGCGACGTGCTCGACGCGATTTCCAAGGGCGCGCCGTCGCAGCCGGCCGAAATTCCGAAGGCCGCACCGGCTCCGGTCGCCGTGCGTGCGCCGTCCTCGGGCGACGATGCGTCGCGCGAGGAGCGCGTGCGCATGACCAAGCTGCGCCAGACCATTGCGCGCCGGCTGAAGGAAGCGCAGTCGACCGCCGCCATGCTGACCACCTTCAACGAGGTCGACATGTCGGCGGTGATGGCGCTCAGGACCAAGTACAAGGACATCTTCGAGAAGAAGCACGGCGTGAAGCTCGGCTTCATGGGCTTCTTCACCAAAGCGGTTACGCACGCATTGAAGGAAATCCCCTCGGTCAATGCCGAGATCGACGGCACCGACATCATCTTCAAGAACTATGCCCATATCGGCGTTGCCGTCGGCACCGAAAAGGGTCTCGTCGTGCCAGTGGTGCGCAATGCCGACCAAATGTCGATTGCCGAGATCGAAAAGGACATCGGCCGGCTGGGCATTGCCGCGCGGGACGGCAAGCTGTCGGTCGCCGACATGCAGGGTGGTACGTTCACCATCTCCAATGGCGGCGTTTACGGCTCACTGATGTCGACGCCGATCCTCAATGCGCCGCAGTCCGGCATTTTGGGCATGCACAAGATCCAGGACCGGCCGGTCGTGGTCGGCGGCCAGATCGTGATCCGGCCGATGATGTACTTGGCGCTGAGCTACGATCACCGTATCGTCGACGGCAAGGAAGCCGTGACCTTCCTGGTCCGCGTCAAGGATAGCCTGGAGGATCCCGAACGGCTGGTGCTCGATCTGTGA
- the sucD gene encoding succinate--CoA ligase subunit alpha yields the protein MSILIDKNTKVLIQGLTGKTGTFHTEQALAYHGTKMVGGIHPKKGGETWTGAKGENLPIFASVAEGKEKTGANASVVYVPPAGAAEAILEAIEAEIPLIVCITEGIPVMDMVRVKARLDRSTSRLIGPNCPGVLTPDECKIGIMPGNIFRKGSVGVVSRSGTLTYEAVFQTTNVGLGQTTAVGIGGDPVKGTEFIDMLEMFLADDETKSIIMIGEIGGSAEEDAAQFLKDEAKRGRRKPMAGFIAGRTAPAGRTMGHAGAVISGGKGGAEDKIAAMESAGVKVSPSPARLGTTLVEAIKAK from the coding sequence ATGTCCATTCTCATCGACAAGAACACCAAGGTGCTGATTCAGGGCCTGACCGGCAAGACCGGCACGTTCCACACCGAGCAGGCCTTGGCCTATCACGGCACCAAGATGGTGGGTGGTATCCATCCCAAGAAGGGCGGCGAGACCTGGACCGGCGCAAAGGGCGAGAACCTGCCGATCTTCGCTTCCGTTGCCGAGGGCAAGGAAAAGACCGGCGCCAATGCCTCGGTGGTCTATGTGCCGCCGGCGGGCGCCGCCGAAGCCATCCTCGAAGCCATCGAGGCCGAGATCCCGCTGATCGTCTGCATCACCGAAGGCATTCCGGTGATGGACATGGTCAGGGTCAAGGCGCGGCTCGACCGCTCGACCTCGCGGCTGATCGGCCCGAACTGCCCCGGCGTGCTCACCCCCGACGAATGCAAGATCGGTATCATGCCCGGCAACATCTTCCGCAAGGGCTCGGTCGGCGTTGTTTCGCGCTCGGGAACGCTTACCTATGAGGCAGTGTTCCAGACCACCAATGTCGGCCTCGGCCAGACCACCGCCGTCGGTATCGGCGGCGACCCCGTCAAAGGCACCGAGTTCATCGACATGCTCGAAATGTTCCTCGCCGACGACGAGACCAAGTCGATCATCATGATCGGCGAGATCGGCGGTTCGGCCGAGGAAGACGCCGCGCAGTTCCTCAAGGACGAGGCCAAGCGCGGCCGCAGGAAACCGATGGCCGGCTTCATCGCCGGGCGCACCGCGCCGGCCGGTCGCACCATGGGCCATGCGGGCGCGGTCATCTCCGGCGGCAAGGGCGGCGCGGAAGACAAGATCGCGGCGATGGAATCGGCCGGCGTCAAGGTATCGCCATCGCCGGCCCGGCTGGGCACGACGCTGGTCGAGGCGATCAAGGCTAAGTGA
- a CDS encoding 2-oxoglutarate dehydrogenase E1 component yields MARQDQANDQFSLTSFLYGGNADYIDALYASYEDDPESVNPEWQDFFAGLKDDAGDVRKNAKGASWAKPSWPLQANGELVSALDGNWGIVEKHLEKKVKDKAVTNGVVLSDADVHQATRDSVRAIMMIRAFRMRGHLHANLDPLGIAKPLEDYNELSPENYGFTAADYDRPIFLDNVLGLEFGTIRQMLEILTRTYCSTLGVEFMHISDPEEKAWIQARIEGADKEISFTATGKKAILQKLVEAEGFEQFIDVKYKGTKRFGLDGSEGLIPALEQIIKRGGQLGMKEIVLGMAHRGRLNVLSQVMAKPHRAIFHEFKGGSAAPDEVEGSGDVKYHLGASSDREFDGNKVHLSLTANPSHLEIVDPVVMGKARAKQDYLFGRSREEIVPLEERAKVLPLLLHGDAAFAGQGVIAEILGLSGLRGHRVAGTLHFIINNQIGFTTNPRFSRSSPYPSDVAKMIEAPIFHVNGDDPEAVVHATKVAIEFRMKFHKPVVVDMFCYRRFGHNEGDEPAFTQPIMYANIRNHKTTVQIYGERLIAEGHISQAELDKMKADWRAHLESEWEVGQHYKPNKADWLDGAWSGLRTADNQDEQRRGKTAVPVKVLKDIGKKLTEVPKGFEAHKTIIRFLENRRQAIDSGEGIDWSTAEALAFGAILLDGNPIRLSGQDSERGTFSQRHSVLYDQKDETRYIPLNNLSAAQAGYEVINSMLSEEAVLGFEYGYSLAEPKALTLWEAQFGDFANGAQVVFDQFISSGERKWLRMSGLVCLLPHGYEGQGPEHSSARLERFLQLCAEDNMQVANCTTPANYFHILRRQLKRDFRKPLILMTPKSLLRHKRAVSTLPEISGESSFHRLLWDDAQLLQNQAIKLTKDSKIRRVVLCSGKVYYDLYEEREKRGINDIYLLRVEQLYPFPAKALITELSRFRNAEMVWCQEEPKNMGAWSFIDPYLEWVLAHIDAKHQRVRYTGRPAAASPATGLMSKHLAQLAALLEDALGE; encoded by the coding sequence ATGGCAAGACAAGATCAGGCCAACGACCAATTTTCGCTCACCTCTTTCCTCTATGGCGGCAATGCCGACTATATCGACGCGCTGTACGCGTCCTATGAGGACGATCCGGAGTCGGTAAACCCCGAATGGCAGGACTTCTTCGCCGGGTTGAAGGACGATGCCGGCGATGTGCGCAAGAACGCCAAGGGCGCTTCCTGGGCAAAGCCGTCCTGGCCGCTGCAGGCCAATGGCGAACTGGTGTCGGCGCTGGACGGCAATTGGGGCATCGTCGAGAAGCATCTGGAAAAGAAGGTCAAGGACAAGGCGGTCACCAATGGCGTCGTGCTGTCGGATGCCGACGTGCATCAGGCGACGCGCGATTCGGTGCGCGCCATCATGATGATCCGCGCCTTCCGCATGCGCGGCCATCTGCATGCCAATCTCGACCCGCTCGGCATCGCCAAGCCGCTTGAGGACTATAACGAGCTGTCCCCGGAGAATTACGGTTTCACCGCAGCCGACTACGACCGGCCGATCTTCCTCGACAATGTGCTCGGCCTCGAATTCGGCACCATCCGGCAGATGCTGGAGATCCTGACCCGCACCTATTGCTCGACGCTCGGTGTCGAGTTCATGCACATTTCCGACCCCGAGGAGAAGGCCTGGATCCAGGCGCGCATCGAGGGTGCCGACAAGGAGATTTCCTTCACCGCTACGGGAAAAAAGGCGATCCTGCAGAAGCTGGTCGAGGCCGAAGGCTTCGAGCAGTTCATCGATGTCAAGTACAAGGGTACCAAGCGCTTCGGCCTCGATGGCAGCGAAGGCCTGATCCCGGCGCTGGAGCAGATCATCAAGCGCGGCGGCCAGCTCGGCATGAAGGAGATCGTGCTCGGCATGGCGCATCGCGGCCGGCTGAACGTGCTGTCCCAGGTGATGGCCAAGCCGCACCGCGCCATCTTCCACGAATTCAAGGGCGGCTCGGCCGCTCCTGACGAGGTCGAGGGCTCGGGCGACGTCAAGTACCATCTCGGCGCCTCGTCGGACCGCGAATTCGACGGCAACAAGGTGCATCTGTCGCTGACCGCCAATCCCTCGCATCTGGAAATCGTCGATCCGGTTGTGATGGGCAAGGCGCGCGCCAAGCAGGACTATCTGTTCGGCCGCAGCCGCGAGGAGATCGTGCCGCTGGAAGAGCGCGCCAAGGTGCTGCCGCTGCTTCTGCATGGCGACGCCGCCTTTGCCGGCCAGGGCGTGATCGCGGAAATCCTCGGCCTGTCGGGCCTGCGCGGCCACCGCGTCGCCGGCACGCTGCATTTCATCATCAACAACCAGATCGGCTTCACCACCAATCCGCGCTTCTCGCGCTCGTCGCCCTATCCGTCCGACGTCGCCAAGATGATCGAGGCGCCGATCTTCCACGTCAATGGCGACGACCCGGAAGCGGTGGTGCATGCCACCAAGGTGGCGATCGAATTTCGCATGAAGTTCCACAAGCCGGTGGTGGTGGACATGTTCTGCTATCGCCGCTTCGGCCACAATGAGGGCGACGAGCCGGCCTTCACCCAGCCGATCATGTACGCCAACATCCGCAACCACAAGACGACGGTGCAGATCTATGGCGAGCGGCTGATCGCCGAGGGCCATATCAGCCAGGCCGAACTCGACAAGATGAAAGCCGACTGGCGCGCCCATCTGGAATCCGAATGGGAAGTCGGCCAGCACTACAAGCCCAACAAGGCCGACTGGCTGGACGGCGCCTGGTCCGGCCTGCGCACGGCCGACAACCAGGACGAACAACGCCGCGGCAAGACCGCCGTGCCGGTCAAGGTGCTGAAGGACATCGGCAAGAAACTGACCGAGGTGCCGAAGGGCTTCGAGGCGCACAAGACCATCATCCGCTTCCTCGAAAATCGCCGCCAGGCGATCGACTCCGGCGAAGGCATCGACTGGTCGACGGCCGAGGCGCTGGCCTTCGGCGCCATCCTGCTCGACGGCAATCCGATCCGGCTCTCCGGCCAGGATTCAGAACGCGGCACCTTCTCGCAGCGCCATTCCGTGCTCTACGACCAGAAAGACGAGACCCGCTACATCCCGCTCAACAATCTGTCGGCGGCACAGGCCGGCTACGAAGTCATCAACTCGATGCTGTCGGAAGAGGCGGTGCTTGGCTTCGAATATGGCTACAGCCTGGCCGAGCCGAAGGCGCTGACGCTCTGGGAAGCGCAGTTCGGCGATTTCGCCAACGGCGCCCAGGTGGTGTTCGACCAGTTCATCTCGTCGGGCGAGCGCAAGTGGCTCAGAATGTCAGGCCTAGTATGCCTGCTGCCGCATGGCTATGAGGGCCAGGGTCCGGAGCATTCTTCGGCCCGGCTCGAGCGCTTTCTGCAGCTTTGCGCCGAAGACAATATGCAAGTCGCCAACTGCACCACGCCGGCCAACTACTTCCACATATTGCGCCGGCAGCTGAAGCGCGACTTCCGCAAGCCGCTGATCCTGATGACGCCGAAGTCGCTGCTGCGCCACAAGCGGGCAGTGTCGACGCTGCCGGAAATTTCGGGCGAAAGCTCGTTCCATCGGCTGTTGTGGGACGATGCCCAGCTGTTGCAGAACCAGGCGATCAAGCTCACCAAGGATTCCAAGATCCGCCGCGTCGTGCTGTGCTCGGGCAAGGTCTATTACGACCTCTACGAGGAACGCGAGAAGCGCGGCATCAACGACATCTATCTCTTGCGCGTCGAACAGCTCTACCCGTTCCCGGCCAAGGCCCTGATCACCGAGCTGTCGCGCTTCCGCAATGCGGAGATGGTGTGGTGCCAGGAAGAGCCCAAGAATATGGGCGCCTGGTCGTTCATCGATCCGTATCTGGAATGGGTGCTGGCTCATATCGACGCCAAGCATCAGCGGGTGCGCTACACCGGCAGGCCGGCGGCGGCGTCGCCGGCGACCGGGCTGATGTCGAAGCATCTGGCACAGCTCGCCGCCCTGCTCGAAGACGCGCTGGGCGAATAG
- the lpdA gene encoding dihydrolipoyl dehydrogenase, translating into MAYDVVIIGSGPGGYVCAIKAAQLGLNVAVVEKNATFGGTCLNIGCIPSKALLYASEMFAEAGHSFDALGVEIPAPKLNLKKMMAHKDATVSANVNGVAFLFKKNKIDSFRGTGKVVAAGKVSVSAEDGKVEEIETKNIVIATGSDVAGIPGVKVDIDEKVIVSSTGALSLEKVPGHLVVVGGGVIGLELGSVWARLGAKVTVVEFLDTILGGMDGEVSKQFQRLLSKQGFEFKLGAKVTGVTKAKKGAAVTFEPVKGGAAETIEADAVLISTGRRAYSDSLGLKEAGVEVDERGRVKTDGHLRTNVAGIYAIGDVIAGPMLAHKAEDEGVAVAETIAGQAGHVNYDVIPSVVYTSPEIASVGKTEEELRKAGIDYKMGKFPFTANGRARAMLHTDGFVKILADKASDRVLGVHIVGFGAGEMIHEAAVLMEFGGSSEDLARTCHAHPTMSEAVKEAALATFFKPIHI; encoded by the coding sequence ATGGCTTATGATGTCGTTATCATCGGGTCGGGACCGGGCGGCTATGTCTGTGCCATCAAGGCGGCACAACTCGGGCTCAATGTCGCGGTGGTCGAGAAGAACGCCACTTTCGGCGGCACCTGCCTGAACATCGGCTGCATCCCATCCAAGGCGCTGCTTTATGCCTCGGAGATGTTCGCCGAGGCCGGCCATTCCTTCGATGCGCTGGGTGTCGAGATACCGGCGCCGAAACTCAATCTGAAGAAGATGATGGCGCACAAGGACGCGACCGTTTCGGCCAACGTCAATGGCGTCGCCTTCCTGTTCAAGAAGAACAAGATCGACTCGTTTCGCGGCACCGGGAAGGTGGTCGCGGCCGGCAAGGTGTCGGTGTCGGCTGAGGATGGCAAGGTCGAGGAGATCGAGACGAAAAACATCGTTATCGCCACGGGCTCCGATGTCGCCGGCATTCCCGGCGTCAAGGTCGACATCGACGAGAAGGTGATCGTATCGTCGACCGGCGCGCTGTCGCTGGAGAAAGTGCCGGGACATCTGGTGGTGGTCGGCGGTGGGGTCATCGGTCTGGAGCTCGGCTCGGTCTGGGCACGGCTCGGCGCCAAGGTCACCGTGGTCGAATTCCTCGACACCATCCTGGGCGGCATGGACGGCGAGGTCTCCAAGCAGTTCCAGCGCCTGCTTTCCAAGCAGGGTTTCGAGTTCAAGCTCGGCGCCAAGGTGACAGGGGTGACCAAGGCCAAAAAGGGCGCCGCCGTTACCTTCGAGCCGGTCAAGGGTGGTGCGGCCGAGACCATCGAGGCCGACGCGGTGCTGATCTCGACCGGACGCCGGGCCTATTCCGACAGCCTCGGGTTGAAAGAAGCCGGCGTCGAGGTCGACGAGCGCGGCCGGGTCAAGACCGACGGGCATCTCAGGACCAACGTGGCCGGCATCTACGCCATTGGCGACGTCATCGCCGGGCCGATGCTGGCGCACAAGGCCGAGGATGAAGGCGTGGCGGTGGCCGAGACCATTGCCGGCCAGGCCGGCCACGTGAATTACGACGTCATTCCGAGCGTCGTCTACACCAGCCCGGAAATCGCTTCGGTCGGCAAGACAGAGGAAGAGCTGAGGAAGGCCGGCATCGACTACAAGATGGGCAAATTCCCGTTCACCGCCAACGGCCGCGCGCGCGCCATGCTGCACACGGACGGCTTCGTGAAGATCCTCGCCGACAAAGCCAGCGACCGCGTGCTCGGCGTCCACATTGTCGGCTTCGGCGCAGGCGAGATGATCCATGAGGCGGCGGTGCTGATGGAGTTCGGCGGCTCTTCCGAAGACCTCGCCCGCACCTGCCACGCGCATCCGACAATGTCGGAAGCGGTGAAGGAAGCAGCGCTGGCGACGTTCTTCAAGCCGATCCATATTTAA